In Sphingobacterium thalpophilum, a genomic segment contains:
- a CDS encoding lysylphosphatidylglycerol synthase transmembrane domain-containing protein, which yields MDKKKGLKIAKNIAKIVVTVGALYWVFSKVSLKDLKEAVINSNPLYLFFALVAYSISIFISSSRLLTFLKAIGLDVTEKYNLKLYQLGLFYNLILPGGVGGDGYKIFFLRKRFNIKGRKLFTALFLDRLSGLWALCLIIAALVTYMPQLGIPNYLTIILFIIGSVLYYFIVTKFFKEYKATFLSAHLKAIGVQSMQVLAAILILYALGFSGKFSPYLFLFLASSLVSIIPFSVGGLGMRELVIMWGAGIFQVDSHNAVLITLLFYIISAFVALSGIYFIFHPQAIGEDKLPSAEEVEQSQKLEE from the coding sequence ATGGATAAAAAAAAAGGGCTAAAAATAGCCAAAAATATAGCAAAGATTGTCGTTACTGTGGGCGCCTTATACTGGGTATTCAGCAAGGTATCTCTAAAGGATCTGAAAGAAGCGGTAATCAACTCCAATCCGCTCTATCTATTCTTTGCTCTAGTTGCTTATAGTATCTCTATTTTTATTTCCTCTTCGCGCTTATTGACCTTTTTAAAGGCAATCGGTCTAGATGTTACGGAAAAATATAATTTAAAACTATACCAACTTGGCTTATTTTACAACCTCATTTTACCAGGTGGCGTTGGGGGAGATGGTTATAAGATATTCTTCCTCAGGAAACGATTCAATATTAAAGGACGAAAATTATTTACAGCCTTATTTTTAGATAGATTAAGCGGACTATGGGCACTATGCCTAATCATTGCAGCGCTGGTTACCTATATGCCACAGCTAGGGATTCCAAACTATCTGACCATCATATTATTTATTATAGGGAGCGTTCTCTATTACTTTATCGTAACCAAGTTCTTTAAGGAATACAAGGCAACATTTCTAAGCGCACATTTAAAGGCTATTGGTGTACAATCAATGCAGGTTCTCGCAGCAATTCTCATTCTTTATGCCTTAGGTTTTAGCGGCAAGTTCTCTCCGTACCTATTTTTATTCCTTGCATCTTCTTTGGTTTCAATCATTCCGTTTTCTGTTGGGGGATTGGGCATGCGTGAACTTGTGATTATGTGGGGAGCTGGCATATTCCAGGTAGACTCTCACAATGCGGTTTTGATCACCTTATTATTTTATATTATTTCCGCTTTCGTTGCTCTTTCGGGAATTTATTTTATCTTTCATCCGCAGGCAATTGGAGAGGACAAATTACCTTCCGCAGAAGAAGTTGAACAAAGTCAAAAACTAGAAGAATAA
- the gmd gene encoding GDP-mannose 4,6-dehydratase, whose protein sequence is MAEQNTKTALITGITGQDGAYLAEFLLKKGYKVHGLKRRSSLFNTDRIDHLYQDPHLDNRNFTLHFGDLTDSTNLIRIIQETQPDEIYNLAAQSHVKVSFDTPEYTANADGIGTLRILEAVRLLGMIEKTRIYQASTSELYGLVQAVPQSETTPFYPRSPYAVAKMYGYWITVNYREAYKMYACNGILFNHESPVRGETFVTRKITRAVAKIALGLQDKLYLGNLSAQRDWGHAKDYVEAMWLILQQETAEDFVIATGVTTTVRDFVRMAFAELGIEIEFSGKGEQEKGVIIDIDEERLAQLNIDKSLIKFGQTVVKVDPAYYRPTEVDLLIGDPTKANTKLGWTPKYDLQMLVTDMVQSDLHLMRKEEYLKQGGFETLNYFE, encoded by the coding sequence ATGGCTGAACAAAACACGAAAACTGCTTTAATAACAGGTATAACAGGACAAGATGGTGCCTATCTAGCAGAATTCCTATTGAAGAAAGGTTACAAAGTACACGGTTTGAAGCGTCGCAGTTCTTTATTCAATACAGATCGTATTGATCATCTTTATCAAGATCCCCATCTTGACAATAGAAATTTCACATTGCATTTTGGTGATTTGACGGATTCAACCAACTTAATCCGTATTATACAGGAAACACAGCCTGACGAAATTTACAACCTTGCGGCGCAGTCTCACGTAAAAGTTAGTTTTGATACACCGGAATATACTGCAAATGCCGATGGTATCGGTACATTGCGGATTCTTGAAGCAGTCCGATTATTGGGAATGATTGAGAAAACCCGTATCTATCAGGCTTCTACTTCCGAGCTGTATGGATTGGTGCAAGCGGTTCCACAAAGTGAAACAACACCTTTTTATCCGCGAAGTCCTTATGCTGTAGCAAAAATGTACGGTTATTGGATTACTGTCAATTATCGTGAAGCCTATAAGATGTATGCTTGTAATGGAATTTTATTCAATCATGAGAGCCCTGTAAGGGGAGAGACTTTTGTGACACGTAAAATTACAAGGGCTGTAGCAAAAATTGCGCTAGGGCTGCAGGATAAATTATATCTTGGTAATTTGTCGGCACAACGCGACTGGGGGCATGCCAAAGATTATGTAGAAGCAATGTGGTTGATTCTACAACAAGAAACCGCAGAAGATTTTGTAATTGCTACAGGTGTGACAACAACTGTAAGAGACTTTGTTCGCATGGCTTTTGCAGAATTGGGAATCGAGATTGAGTTCAGTGGAAAGGGAGAGCAGGAGAAGGGGGTAATTATCGATATTGACGAGGAGCGCCTAGCCCAGTTAAATATTGATAAATCGCTGATTAAATTCGGTCAGACAGTTGTCAAAGTTGATCCAGCATATTATAGGCCAACTGAAGTCGATTTATTAATTGGTGATCCGACTAAAGCAAATACAAAACTTGGATGGACGCCAAAATATGATCTTCAGATGTTGGTAACAGATATGGTACAATCTGATCTTCACCTGATGAGAAAGGAAGAATACTTAAAACAAGGCGGATTTGAGACCTTGAATTATTTTGAATAA
- a CDS encoding lipocalin family protein, with product MNRFVLSLATIFATVTLFSCGAQKQGTSTGNPSSNTSAASGPSASDWKSAVKGTWTLNTIDRENLPSSFTIKSVFEEAPAECFVGSTWNFIGNGKGSITFNAQGTLCAPGASREIFWSIYNPGKGLGEPQFQFKKIYAGDKAKNVTTGYRLDLSYSDGNKLVMRMPLTVANGEAYLVFNFTRSN from the coding sequence ATGAATCGATTCGTTTTATCATTAGCAACTATTTTTGCTACGGTGACCTTATTTTCTTGTGGAGCACAAAAGCAAGGTACATCAACTGGAAATCCTTCTTCCAACACGAGTGCAGCTTCTGGTCCAAGCGCTTCGGATTGGAAATCCGCTGTAAAAGGTACATGGACGTTGAATACAATCGATAGAGAGAATTTACCTTCTTCATTCACGATTAAAAGTGTATTTGAAGAAGCTCCTGCAGAATGTTTCGTAGGTAGTACATGGAATTTTATTGGAAATGGTAAAGGATCTATTACTTTTAATGCGCAAGGAACTTTATGTGCTCCGGGTGCATCACGTGAGATCTTTTGGTCTATCTATAATCCTGGAAAAGGCTTAGGAGAACCTCAGTTTCAATTTAAAAAGATTTATGCAGGCGATAAAGCGAAGAACGTAACAACAGGTTACCGTTTGGATTTATCTTATTCGGATGGGAATAAATTAGTTATGCGTATGCCATTGACTGTTGCTAACGGAGAAGCCTATTTAGTGTTTAATTTTACGCGATCGAACTAA